From Triticum aestivum cultivar Chinese Spring chromosome 4A, IWGSC CS RefSeq v2.1, whole genome shotgun sequence, a single genomic window includes:
- the LOC123085983 gene encoding XIAP-associated factor 1 produces MSAMADAGSHIAAVVATSTCAHCQREIPSSNIDLHSVHCARNLQKCEHCGEMVPRKLMEEHYNENHAPVNCSLCKETLRPEILDLHKSEQCTQRMVACAYCEYELPAIDIHEHQDVCGNRTEFCQTCKKYIRLREWIGHEMQCHVSSNGSEESSSARTFPEREVRPPLPVRPARAVPAAQHRRLLFTVAVTGIAVMVGSILFQKESF; encoded by the exons ATGAGCGCCATGGCAGACGCCGGCTCTCAtatcgccgccgtcgtcgccaccTCCACCTGCGCCCACTG TCAACGAGAAATTCCATCATCAAACATCGACTTGCATTCCGTACACTGTGCTCGTAACCTTCAAAAGTGCGAGCACTGTGGAGAAATGGTTCCCAGGAAGCTTATGGAAGAACACTACAATGAAAATCATGCTCCG GTAAATTGCTCCCTGTGCAAAGAAACCTTGCGACCGGAGATACTTGATCTTCATAAAAGTGAACAGTGCACACAAAGGATGGTTGCGTGTGCATATTGTGAGTACGAATTGCCTGCAATTGATATTCATGAACATCAG GATGTATGTGGAAACCGAACGGAGTTTTGTCAAACATGCAAGAAGTATATTAGACTTCGTGAATGGATAGGGCACGAAATGCAGTGCCACGTTAGCTCAAATGGTTCTGAAGAATCATCAAG TGCCAGAACCTTTCCAGAGAGAGAAGTGCGGCCTCCTCTACCGGTACGACCGGCGCGTGCTGTGCCTGCTGCACAACACAGGCGACTTCTCTTTACGGTTGCTGTAACTGGAATCGCCGTCATGGTTGGATCAATACTGTTCCAGAAGGAGAGTTTCTAG